The Streptomyces sp. NBC_00162 sequence AGTGGCAGATGAAGATCACCCTGGCGTCGCCGCGCTCGGGGGCGGAGGTCCGCCATCGTTCCAGCTCGCGGGCGACGACCTTCTTCAGCCGCTCCGCGTTGTAGCGGCACGACAGGCGCCAGTCGTACGGGAAGGGAACGAGGTTGCCCCCGAGGGACAGGCTGAAGGACCGCTCCAGCCAGCCCAGGAGGTCCGTATAGCCGTCGACCGGCTGCCAGATGCCGGGAATCGCGTGCACGTCGGGCATGACCCCGACGGGGACCACCCCGTCGCCGGGATGGTCGTTTCCGATGTCCTTCGGGAGGCACAGGCGCTTCACCGAGCCGCCGAAGGTGTGCAGGCCACGCCACAGGGCGCCGCCCGACAGGTCCCAGACCGGCTTGCCGTCGGCATCGGCCAGCCGGCTCCCCATGATGCCCGGCAGTACCACCACAAGATCGTTCACCCGTGCACGTGACATGCATGCCCCCGCTGGTCGTCCCTGGACCGGCAGGGTAAGACGACGGCGCCCCTGCCCGGAGTGGTTTCCGGACAAGGGCGCCGTACGTGTGACTGCCGTCCTGCGGCGAGAGCCTTACAGGCCGAGCTCGACCTCGAACTCGCCGGCTTCCAGGATGGCCTTGACGGCCGAGAGGTACCGGGCCGCGTCCGCGCCGTCCACCAGGCGGTGGTCGTAGGACAGGGTCAGGTACGTCATGTCGCGGATGCCGATGTTGGTGCCCTCGGCGGTCTCGATGACCACCGGGCGCTTCACCGTGGCACCGATGCCCAGGATGGCGACCTGGTTCGGCGGCACGATGACCGTGTCGAACAGGGCACCGCGCGAGCCGGTGTTGCTGATGGTGAAGGTCGCGCCCGACAGCTCGTCCGGCGTGATCTTGTTGCCGCGGACCTTGGCGGCCAGGTCGGCGGTCGCCTTGGAGATGCCCGCCAGGTTGAGGTCACCGGCACCCTTGATGACCGGGGTCATCAGGCCCTTCTCGGAGTCGACGGCGATGCCGATGTTCTCCGAGTCGAAGTAGGTGATGGTGCCCTCGTCCTCGTTGATCCGGGCGTTGACGACCGCGTGGGCCTTCAGCGCCTGGGCAGCGGCCTTGACGAAGAACGGCATCGGCGAGAGCTTGACGCCCTCGCGGGCCAGGAACGCGCCCTTGGCCTTCTCGCGCAGCTTCATGATCTTGGTGATGTCCACCTCGACCACGGAGCTGAGCTGCGCCTGCGAGTGCAGGGCCTTCATCATGTTGTCGCCGATGACCTTGCGCATGCGGGTCATCTTGACGGTCTGACCGCGCAGCTCGGACACCGCGGCGGCCGGGGCCTTCGCGGCCGGAGCGGCGGCCGGAGCCGGGGCAGCGGCGGCGGCCTTGGCGGCCTCGGCGGCGGCCAGGACGTCCTGCTTGCGGATACGGCCACCGACGCCGGTGCCCGTGACCGTGTTCAGGTTGACGCCGGACTCCGTGGCGAGCTTGCGCACCAGCGGGGTCACGTACGCGCCCTCGTCACCGGCGGAAACCGGGGCGGCGGGAGCGGCGGGGGCGACCGGAGCCGGAGCGGCCACCGGGGCCGGGGCGGCAACCGGGGCCGGGGCGGCAACCGGAGCCGGAGCGGCAACGGGGGCCGGAGCGGCGACCGGAGCCGGGGCCGGAGCAGCCGGAGCGGCCACGACCGGAGCCGGGGCGGCGACCGGAGCGGCAGCCTGGACCGGAGCCGGGGCGGCGGCGGCCGGGGCGGCGGCGGGAGCCGCACCGGCGACGCCGATGACGGCCAGACGGGCGCCGACCTCGGCGGTCTCGTCCTCGCCGACCAGGATCTCCAGCAGCGTGCCGGAGACCGGCGCCGGGATCTCGGTGTCGACCTTGTCCGTGGAGACCTCGAGCAGCGGCTCGTCGGCCTCGACGGACTCGCCGACCTGCTTCAGCCAGCGGGTGACGGTGCCCTCGGTGACGGACTCGCCCAGGGCGGGGAGCACGACATCGGTGCCGGACGCGGCCGGGGCAGCGGCGGCGGGGGCCTCGGCGACCGGGGCCGCAGCCGGAGCCGCGGGGGCCTCGGCGACGGGAGCCGGAGCGGCGGCGACCGGCTCGGCGGCCGGAGCCGCGGCCGCGGCAGGCGCGCCGGAGCCGTCGTCGATGACGGCCAGCTCGGCGCCGACCTCGACGGTCTCGTCCTCGGCGACCTTGATGGAGGCCAGGATGCCGGAGACGGGCGAGGGGATCTCGGTGTCGACCTTGTCGGTCGACACTTCGAGAAGCGGCTCGTCGGCCTCGACGCGCTCGCCCTCGGCCTTCAGCCAGCGGGTGACAGTGCCCTCGGACACGCTCTCTCCGAGCGCCGGAAGGGTTACGGAAACCGACATGGTTTCAGTTGCTCCTAACGAATGTGCGGAAGTGGTCGTCGCGCCCGTGACGATTAGTCGTGGGAGTGAAGCGGCTTGCCGGCGAGGGCCAGGTGGGCCTCGCC is a genomic window containing:
- the sucB gene encoding 2-oxoglutarate dehydrogenase, E2 component, dihydrolipoamide succinyltransferase, which encodes MSVSVTLPALGESVSEGTVTRWLKAEGERVEADEPLLEVSTDKVDTEIPSPVSGILASIKVAEDETVEVGAELAVIDDGSGAPAAAAAPAAEPVAAAPAPVAEAPAAPAAAPVAEAPAAAAPAASGTDVVLPALGESVTEGTVTRWLKQVGESVEADEPLLEVSTDKVDTEIPAPVSGTLLEILVGEDETAEVGARLAVIGVAGAAPAAAPAAAAPAPVQAAAPVAAPAPVVAAPAAPAPAPVAAPAPVAAPAPVAAPAPVAAPAPVAAPAPVAPAAPAAPVSAGDEGAYVTPLVRKLATESGVNLNTVTGTGVGGRIRKQDVLAAAEAAKAAAAAPAPAAAPAAKAPAAAVSELRGQTVKMTRMRKVIGDNMMKALHSQAQLSSVVEVDITKIMKLREKAKGAFLAREGVKLSPMPFFVKAAAQALKAHAVVNARINEDEGTITYFDSENIGIAVDSEKGLMTPVIKGAGDLNLAGISKATADLAAKVRGNKITPDELSGATFTISNTGSRGALFDTVIVPPNQVAILGIGATVKRPVVIETAEGTNIGIRDMTYLTLSYDHRLVDGADAARYLSAVKAILEAGEFEVELGL